The following proteins come from a genomic window of Halorussus halophilus:
- the glpR gene encoding HTH-type transcriptional regulator GlpR has translation MLPAERKRDIVETVTEQDGCSVAELAELLDVSKATIRRDLRDLEDEGLLERSHGGALPVRTVASEQSYSQRGVQSLDAKRAIAARAREEIQDDQVVFFDSGTTTMEVAKLAPSDVQFIAATNSPQLALELSDNGQDVKLTGGTLREQTRALVGPTGEAFMERTNFDQVFLGTNAVAPDAGLTTPNEDEARMKQLMCGKAQRVVLVADATKFGRKSFVQFASLDEIDLVITDASLDGQLLEAFEAAGVDVVDEVSE, from the coding sequence ATGCTTCCAGCCGAACGCAAACGCGACATCGTCGAAACCGTGACGGAGCAGGACGGTTGTTCCGTCGCCGAACTCGCGGAACTGCTCGACGTCTCGAAGGCGACGATTCGCCGCGACCTCCGCGACCTCGAAGACGAAGGACTCCTCGAACGCTCCCACGGCGGCGCGCTTCCGGTGCGCACCGTGGCGAGCGAGCAGTCCTACAGCCAACGCGGCGTTCAGAGCCTCGACGCGAAGCGTGCAATCGCCGCTCGCGCCCGCGAAGAAATCCAGGACGACCAAGTGGTCTTCTTCGACTCCGGGACGACGACGATGGAAGTCGCCAAACTCGCACCGAGCGACGTGCAGTTCATCGCGGCGACGAACTCGCCACAACTCGCGCTCGAACTCTCGGACAACGGCCAAGACGTGAAGTTGACCGGCGGGACGCTCCGCGAGCAGACGCGGGCCCTCGTCGGCCCGACCGGCGAGGCGTTCATGGAACGGACGAACTTCGACCAAGTGTTCCTCGGCACCAACGCCGTCGCGCCCGACGCGGGACTCACGACGCCGAACGAGGACGAGGCGCGGATGAAGCAACTGATGTGCGGGAAGGCACAGCGAGTCGTGCTGGTGGCCGACGCGACCAAGTTCGGTCGGAAGAGCTTCGTGCAGTTCGCCAGCCTCGACGAAATCGACCTCGTCATCACGGACGCGAGCCTCGACGGCCAACTACTGGAGGCGTTCGAGGCGGCGGGCGTCGACGTGGTGGACGAGGTTAGCGAATGA
- the pfkB gene encoding 1-phosphofructokinase, with the protein MILTVTLNPAVDHTIKLDGPLEAGSVNRAGLDQYDAGGKGINVSKYLDALGVETTSTGLVGGLFGDFVERQLRRTKIPNDFVEMSGCTRLNTTILSTDGEYKINQSGHRVKRRTVQAIIEKIRTYDPETVVVAGSLPPGLGATTVDRIATAGNWNTVVDLQGALLKRLRVPYALCKPNRSELATATGMPTGSVEECCAAARELRASGFERVVASLGSDGAVLATRDDVLYVPAPDAEVVDTAGAGDALLASVLKASAEGNSPREVVQYGVAVAARAVEAPGTTVPSLSDVCEDARLLSVEPQ; encoded by the coding sequence ATGATTCTGACGGTCACGCTGAACCCCGCGGTCGATCACACCATCAAACTCGACGGCCCGCTCGAAGCCGGGTCCGTGAATCGTGCAGGACTGGACCAGTACGACGCCGGAGGCAAGGGCATCAACGTCTCGAAGTACCTCGACGCGCTCGGCGTCGAGACGACTTCGACCGGTCTCGTCGGCGGACTGTTCGGCGACTTCGTGGAGCGGCAACTCCGCCGGACGAAGATTCCCAACGACTTCGTAGAGATGTCCGGCTGTACCCGACTGAACACGACGATACTCTCGACCGACGGCGAGTACAAGATAAACCAGTCGGGCCACCGCGTGAAACGCCGGACCGTCCAAGCTATCATCGAGAAAATTCGAACTTACGACCCCGAGACGGTCGTCGTCGCTGGGAGTCTGCCGCCGGGACTCGGCGCGACGACGGTGGACCGAATCGCAACTGCGGGCAACTGGAACACTGTCGTAGACTTGCAGGGAGCGCTCCTGAAGCGACTCCGGGTGCCCTACGCGCTCTGTAAACCGAACCGTAGCGAACTCGCAACTGCGACTGGGATGCCGACCGGGAGCGTCGAAGAGTGCTGTGCGGCCGCGCGAGAACTGCGAGCGAGCGGTTTCGAGCGCGTGGTGGCGTCGCTCGGGTCCGACGGGGCCGTGTTGGCGACCCGAGACGACGTGTTGTACGTCCCCGCGCCCGACGCGGAGGTAGTCGATACTGCCGGAGCGGGTGACGCACTTCTGGCGAGCGTGCTGAAAGCGTCTGCGGAGGGGAATTCGCCGCGGGAGGTCGTCCAGTACGGCGTCGCAGTCGCCGCTCGCGCTGTCGAAGCACCGGGGACGACCGTGCCGTCGCTTTCGGACGTTTGCGAGGACGCGCGTCTGCTCTCGGTCGAACCCCAGTGA
- a CDS encoding PTS fructose transporter subunit IIC, with product MGDGPAGASGTLRRVRTDLMTGVTYMIPFVTVAGVFQAAGYTLGNSTTIGGNLGTLPWYLVTIGTVALSAMVPILGAFVAYGVADRPGLAPGFVLASLVQDARLLQATATLFGVNTGDAQAGYLGALIVGLLAGVTVNWAKELDVPNAIEPLLPVLVLPVTVTALLAPVVLILGVPLALTTNYVEFLLREASLPVMVAFGGVLGAMMAADMGGPLNKVAYVFAVGLLPELLFRPMAAVMVAGMIPPLGLAASHALAPKRYPDADRDQAKTAVVGGFSFVTEGALAYTTTGSSRTTLSCVLGSVVGGAASMGFGVTMPAPHGGLLVVPLSNHPGAFLGCIALGASVTAVVATLRRPRVDTDGTAQGE from the coding sequence ATGGGAGACGGACCGGCCGGAGCCAGTGGCACACTCCGTCGCGTGAGGACCGACCTCATGACGGGTGTCACGTACATGATTCCGTTCGTCACCGTGGCTGGCGTCTTCCAAGCGGCAGGCTACACACTCGGTAACTCCACGACTATCGGCGGGAACCTCGGAACCCTACCGTGGTATCTCGTCACCATCGGCACCGTTGCGCTCAGCGCGATGGTCCCCATTCTCGGCGCGTTCGTCGCCTACGGCGTGGCAGACCGACCGGGACTCGCGCCCGGATTCGTCCTCGCTTCGCTCGTCCAAGACGCCCGCCTGTTGCAGGCGACGGCGACGCTGTTCGGAGTGAACACCGGCGACGCGCAAGCGGGGTATCTCGGCGCGCTCATCGTCGGCCTCCTCGCTGGCGTCACCGTGAACTGGGCGAAAGAACTCGACGTTCCGAACGCAATCGAACCGCTGTTGCCCGTCCTCGTGTTGCCGGTGACGGTCACTGCCCTCCTCGCACCGGTCGTTTTGATACTCGGCGTTCCGTTGGCGCTGACGACGAACTACGTCGAATTCCTCCTTCGAGAAGCGTCACTACCGGTGATGGTCGCGTTTGGCGGCGTCCTCGGGGCGATGATGGCCGCCGACATGGGCGGCCCGCTCAACAAGGTCGCGTACGTCTTCGCCGTCGGCCTGCTCCCCGAACTGCTGTTCAGACCGATGGCCGCAGTCATGGTCGCGGGAATGATTCCGCCGCTCGGACTGGCGGCCTCTCACGCACTCGCCCCGAAGCGCTACCCGGACGCCGACCGGGACCAAGCGAAGACCGCGGTAGTCGGCGGCTTCTCGTTCGTCACCGAGGGCGCGCTCGCGTACACGACGACGGGGTCCAGCAGGACAACGTTGTCGTGTGTCCTCGGTAGCGTCGTCGGTGGGGCGGCCTCGATGGGGTTCGGGGTCACGATGCCTGCACCCCACGGGGGCCTGCTCGTCGTCCCCCTTTCGAACCACCCCGGTGCGTTCCTCGGTTGCATCGCGCTCGGAGCGAGCGTCACGGCCGTCGTTGCGACGCTCCGAAGACCGAGGGTTGATACCGATGGAACTGCCCAAGGAGAGTAA
- a CDS encoding PTS sugar transporter subunit IIA, which produces MELPKESNSMQSAQLVTLDLVTLAEPPAERRACIDFLLDLAVDAGRVTDRDAARSALLDRESDAPTGMGNGVAVPHAMTAAVTRPTVTFARSSHGVDFDAPDDDPATLLFCLLVPEDGGGDHLAVLSQLSRSLVDPTFRDRLAAADSEQAVVELLREAVA; this is translated from the coding sequence ATGGAACTGCCCAAGGAGAGTAATTCGATGCAGTCGGCACAACTCGTTACCCTCGACCTCGTCACGTTGGCCGAACCGCCCGCAGAACGTCGGGCCTGCATCGACTTCCTGCTCGACCTCGCGGTCGATGCCGGCCGCGTGACCGACCGGGACGCGGCCCGGTCTGCTCTTCTGGACAGGGAGTCGGACGCCCCGACGGGGATGGGAAACGGCGTCGCCGTCCCCCACGCGATGACGGCGGCCGTCACGCGCCCGACGGTGACGTTCGCGCGCTCCTCGCACGGCGTCGATTTCGACGCGCCAGACGACGACCCTGCGACCCTCCTGTTCTGTCTGCTCGTTCCCGAAGACGGCGGCGGCGACCATCTCGCCGTGTTGAGTCAGCTTTCGCGTTCGCTCGTGGACCCGACGTTCCGCGACCGACTCGCGGCCGCAGACTCGGAGCAGGCCGTCGTAGAACTCCTCCGGGAGGCGGTCGCGTGA
- a CDS encoding HPr family phosphocarrier protein, with protein MTRHCVVEREAGLHARPARIVVNTVSEYEADVTVEYDSETARATSLLELTALGVESGTEIAVSATGPEAEAAVEAVVAVLSGKGET; from the coding sequence GTGACCCGACACTGCGTTGTCGAACGCGAAGCGGGACTCCACGCCCGGCCCGCCCGAATCGTCGTCAACACCGTCTCGGAGTACGAAGCGGACGTGACCGTCGAGTACGACTCGGAGACTGCACGAGCGACTAGCTTACTCGAACTCACCGCGCTCGGAGTCGAGAGCGGTACGGAGATTGCAGTGAGCGCGACCGGTCCAGAGGCCGAAGCGGCCGTCGAAGCGGTCGTCGCCGTACTGTCCGGGAAGGGCGAGACGTGA
- a CDS encoding putative PEP-binding protein, producing the protein MTGFHGEGVGAGGATGPAFWVSQSAVPETTADRSPETERARFERARERVFEVVRTGREFASTLGDDDGADVLATHETLLSDPALEERIEDAIEAGDSAERAIGDALDEWIATFEERGGRTATRADDLRDVRGRLLSELDGENEPSVADTPDGAVILAERLTPQQAVRLDAERVAGVATVAGSPIAHAAIIARSRGVPCVVGVGDGLTAVESGTEVAVDATDGRVVIGPDAVSLGEDPTEAPLSQIEMLDGSDLTVTANVGSGLEAATASDRGADGVGLFRSEVLAFRTGQVPGEDEQVAAYTEAGDAFPEGHVAVRTFDFGGDKPLLGQDENGPRGIAWSLANPDVLRTQLRAVCRAASQSAGELSLVLPHVTRVEQVSSVRSELASVVDDLAAAGISHAKPTLGAMVETPAAVELAPDIAARVSSLSLGTNDLARHVLGTARDTDPSPTEPAVLRAIERTTAAAVEADVPVRCCGEMAADPDLATLLVRLGVTELSVAPDAIQTITRRLDGLDRDAATALAERVVAASTNDEVAALLTEER; encoded by the coding sequence GTGACCGGTTTCCACGGCGAGGGCGTCGGTGCCGGTGGCGCAACGGGTCCCGCGTTCTGGGTCAGTCAGTCGGCGGTCCCAGAAACGACGGCCGACCGCTCGCCGGAGACCGAGCGCGCTCGGTTCGAACGGGCGCGCGAACGCGTCTTCGAGGTCGTTCGAACCGGGCGCGAGTTCGCCTCGACGCTGGGTGACGACGACGGAGCGGACGTGCTGGCGACCCACGAGACGCTGTTGTCTGACCCCGCGCTCGAAGAGCGAATCGAGGACGCTATCGAGGCGGGCGACTCCGCAGAGCGCGCAATCGGCGACGCGCTCGACGAGTGGATAGCGACCTTCGAAGAGCGCGGCGGCCGAACCGCGACGCGGGCAGACGACTTACGCGACGTTCGGGGCCGACTGCTGAGCGAACTCGACGGCGAGAACGAGCCATCGGTCGCAGACACCCCCGACGGTGCAGTGATACTCGCCGAGCGATTGACGCCACAGCAGGCGGTTCGACTCGACGCCGAGCGCGTGGCAGGCGTGGCCACCGTCGCTGGGAGTCCAATCGCTCACGCCGCCATCATCGCCCGGTCTCGCGGCGTGCCGTGCGTGGTCGGCGTCGGCGACGGACTGACTGCAGTCGAGAGCGGGACCGAAGTCGCAGTGGACGCCACCGACGGTCGAGTCGTCATCGGCCCGGATGCTGTGTCTCTCGGGGAGGACCCCACCGAAGCACCTTTGAGTCAGATAGAAATGTTAGACGGGAGCGACCTGACGGTGACGGCGAACGTCGGGTCGGGTCTCGAAGCAGCGACTGCCAGCGACCGAGGTGCGGACGGGGTCGGTCTCTTTCGGAGCGAAGTCCTCGCGTTCCGAACTGGACAGGTTCCTGGAGAGGACGAGCAGGTCGCGGCCTACACCGAGGCAGGCGATGCGTTCCCCGAAGGACACGTCGCAGTTCGCACGTTCGACTTCGGTGGTGACAAACCGCTCCTCGGGCAGGACGAAAACGGCCCGCGTGGCATCGCGTGGTCGCTCGCCAACCCGGACGTGCTCCGGACCCAACTGCGCGCAGTTTGTCGGGCCGCAAGCCAGAGCGCAGGCGAACTCTCTCTCGTCCTCCCGCACGTCACGCGCGTCGAGCAAGTGAGCAGCGTTCGAAGCGAGTTAGCGTCGGTCGTAGACGACCTCGCCGCGGCGGGAATTTCTCACGCGAAGCCGACTCTTGGAGCGATGGTCGAGACGCCTGCGGCCGTCGAACTCGCACCCGACATCGCCGCTCGGGTCTCGTCGCTGTCGCTGGGCACGAACGACCTCGCTAGGCACGTCCTCGGGACCGCACGCGACACCGACCCGTCGCCGACCGAACCGGCCGTCCTGCGGGCCATCGAACGGACGACTGCGGCGGCGGTTGAGGCCGACGTTCCGGTTCGATGTTGCGGGGAGATGGCGGCCGACCCAGACTTGGCGACGTTGCTCGTCAGGTTGGGCGTGACCGAACTGAGCGTCGCCCCGGACGCCATCCAGACAATTACGCGACGGTTGGACGGCCTCGACCGTGACGCGGCGACGGCACTCGCAGAACGCGTCGTTGCGGCGAGTACGAACGATGAAGTAGCCGCGTTACTCACGGAGGAACGATGA
- a CDS encoding PTS fructose transporter subunit IIB: protein MNLVAVTACPTGIAHSQMGAESLERAAAEAGHDIEVEVQGAMGTENELTAADIERADVAIVAADVRVEETRFSDLPTVVTPVRNAVTDPDGLVERAVAVAKEQEAKTVHLGDDTAEDGGILGRLRGLLE, encoded by the coding sequence ATGAATCTCGTCGCAGTCACTGCCTGTCCGACCGGCATCGCCCACAGCCAGATGGGTGCGGAGTCGCTAGAGCGGGCCGCGGCCGAGGCCGGACACGACATAGAAGTCGAAGTGCAGGGCGCGATGGGCACGGAGAACGAACTCACGGCCGCCGACATCGAACGAGCGGACGTCGCCATCGTCGCCGCCGACGTTCGGGTCGAAGAGACTCGATTTTCGGACCTGCCGACCGTCGTGACGCCAGTTCGAAACGCCGTGACCGACCCCGACGGCCTCGTCGAGCGAGCGGTCGCCGTGGCGAAGGAGCAAGAGGCGAAAACCGTTCATTTGGGCGACGACACGGCAGAAGACGGCGGAATATTGGGTCGTCTTCGCGGCCTGCTCGAATAA
- a CDS encoding ABC transporter permease, producing MNVLSNWTGFRTLAKREILRFIRRPRNTFVPPFVTNVLYFAVFGVILGDRVGSISLAGSEPIEYIAFILPGLVVLGAISNAFENASFSIFHGRWNEYIEETLTSPMPYSRMVAAYIVAGATRGLLVGSLIAVIGAFFVEQVAIAQPFYLVAFALVITLLFSSFGVVGGLWADDWDNLTMMNQFIVRPMVFFGGVFYAVRELPSPYQELSLLNPMVYMVNGVRYGFLGVAEVDPTISLAVLSGLTAAIVALDVVLFQRGYGLTD from the coding sequence ATGAACGTCCTCTCGAACTGGACGGGCTTTCGAACCCTCGCCAAGCGCGAGATTCTGCGATTCATCCGACGGCCCCGCAACACCTTCGTCCCGCCGTTCGTCACGAACGTGCTGTACTTCGCGGTGTTCGGGGTGATTCTGGGAGACCGCGTCGGGAGCATCTCGCTCGCGGGAAGTGAGCCAATCGAGTACATCGCGTTCATCCTCCCCGGACTCGTCGTTCTCGGAGCTATCTCGAACGCCTTCGAGAACGCCTCCTTTTCCATCTTCCACGGCAGGTGGAACGAGTACATCGAGGAGACGCTGACATCGCCGATGCCCTACTCCCGGATGGTCGCGGCGTACATCGTCGCCGGAGCCACGAGAGGATTGCTCGTCGGGTCTCTCATCGCGGTCATCGGCGCGTTCTTCGTCGAGCAAGTCGCCATTGCACAACCGTTCTACCTCGTCGCGTTCGCGCTCGTCATCACGCTCCTCTTCTCCAGTTTCGGAGTCGTGGGCGGCCTCTGGGCGGACGACTGGGACAACCTGACCATGATGAACCAATTCATCGTCAGGCCGATGGTGTTCTTCGGAGGGGTCTTCTACGCCGTTCGCGAACTGCCGTCGCCGTATCAGGAACTCTCCCTGCTGAACCCGATGGTCTACATGGTAAACGGCGTCCGCTACGGTTTCTTGGGAGTCGCGGAGGTTGACCCCACGATTTCGCTCGCGGTGCTGTCCGGACTCACGGCCGCAATCGTCGCGCTCGACGTGGTGCTGTTCCAGCGCGGTTACGGGTTGACGGACTAA
- a CDS encoding ABC transporter ATP-binding protein has product MTAAIEVEDLRKQYADVQALDGVDLTVPEGSFFGLLGPNGAGKTTFINILVGLVRRSGGRAEVFGHDVEDDYQQARDAIGLAPQEFNVDRFFPIREVLEHKAGYHGIPKSEAREKADEVLKRVGIYEKRDTRFNWLSGGMKRRFVLARALITEPDLLILDEPTAGVDVQLRHELWDLITKLNESGTTILLTTHYIEEAERLCDEVAILDSGNVVTVATPEELMDRGPDKIRVTLRNPPASAPSLSRGSLAQDSDASVQSVELEDDQLVVTATKGGLVAPDLVRELDKLGHEIVDLDISRTSLEEVFVDMTREEDGEARATEPVAADGGRQGGDDR; this is encoded by the coding sequence ATGACTGCCGCTATCGAAGTCGAGGACCTCCGCAAGCAGTACGCGGACGTGCAAGCGCTCGACGGCGTGGACCTCACCGTCCCGGAGGGGAGTTTCTTCGGTCTGCTCGGCCCCAACGGCGCGGGCAAGACCACGTTCATCAACATCCTCGTCGGACTGGTTCGCCGGTCTGGCGGCCGAGCGGAGGTGTTCGGCCACGACGTAGAGGACGACTACCAGCAGGCCAGAGACGCGATTGGGCTTGCCCCCCAAGAGTTCAACGTGGACCGATTCTTCCCGATTCGAGAAGTATTAGAACACAAAGCGGGCTACCACGGAATTCCAAAATCAGAAGCGCGCGAGAAGGCGGACGAAGTGCTGAAACGCGTCGGCATCTACGAGAAGCGCGACACCCGATTCAACTGGCTCTCGGGCGGGATGAAACGCCGGTTCGTCCTCGCACGGGCGCTCATCACGGAGCCAGACCTGCTGATTCTGGACGAACCCACCGCGGGGGTGGACGTGCAACTACGCCACGAACTGTGGGACCTCATCACCAAACTCAACGAGTCGGGGACGACGATTCTGTTGACGACCCACTACATCGAAGAGGCAGAGCGACTCTGCGACGAAGTGGCGATTCTGGACTCGGGCAACGTCGTGACGGTGGCGACCCCGGAAGAGTTGATGGACCGCGGCCCGGACAAGATTCGGGTCACGCTCCGGAATCCGCCAGCGAGCGCGCCGTCGCTGTCGCGCGGTTCGCTGGCCCAAGATTCGGACGCCAGCGTCCAGTCGGTCGAACTCGAAGACGACCAGTTAGTCGTCACCGCGACGAAGGGTGGTCTGGTCGCACCGGACTTGGTGCGGGAGTTGGACAAGTTGGGCCACGAAATCGTGGACCTCGACATTTCGCGGACTTCGCTCGAAGAGGTGTTCGTAGACATGACTCGTGAAGAAGACGGAGAAGCACGCGCGACAGAACCAGTTGCGGCCGATGGGGGACGACAGGGAGGCGACGACCGATGA
- a CDS encoding IclR family transcriptional regulator, whose protein sequence is MTEEATGESPRILKTVSRALEVIRALEELDGAGVTELANHLDISKSAAYNYLMTLEDQKLVVKEGSSYSLSLQFLLLGEYVRNKNTLYETGKEQIESLAEETGEYAHLATVQHGLSVNLYKVRGDKAVGSDYQTSKLQRPDYLHFSATGKSMLAHLPEEEVADIVERYGLTRKTENTITDSDELLAELEEIRERGYAYNDEEEIEGLQAIGAPIRDRSGRVLGALSVSGPVRRMSDPDYHDSIVEKVTNAANVIEVNINMAESSDDLPGFA, encoded by the coding sequence ATGACAGAGGAGGCGACCGGGGAATCACCGCGCATACTCAAGACCGTCTCGCGCGCACTCGAAGTCATCCGCGCGCTGGAAGAGTTGGACGGCGCGGGCGTGACCGAACTGGCGAACCACCTCGACATCTCCAAGAGCGCGGCGTACAACTACCTGATGACCCTCGAAGACCAGAAACTCGTGGTCAAAGAGGGCAGTTCCTACTCGCTGTCACTCCAGTTCCTCCTGCTCGGCGAATACGTCCGCAACAAGAACACGCTGTACGAGACCGGCAAAGAACAGATCGAGAGCCTCGCCGAGGAGACCGGCGAGTACGCGCATCTCGCGACCGTCCAGCACGGACTCAGCGTCAACCTCTACAAAGTTCGAGGCGACAAAGCGGTCGGGAGCGACTACCAGACCAGCAAACTCCAGCGACCCGACTACCTCCACTTCTCGGCGACCGGTAAGTCGATGCTCGCGCACCTGCCCGAAGAGGAAGTCGCCGACATCGTCGAGCGTTACGGCCTGACCCGCAAGACCGAGAACACCATCACCGACTCCGACGAGTTGCTCGCCGAACTCGAAGAGATACGCGAGCGAGGCTACGCCTACAACGACGAGGAGGAAATCGAAGGCCTACAGGCAATCGGCGCGCCGATTCGTGACCGCTCGGGACGAGTTCTCGGCGCGCTCAGCGTCTCTGGGCCGGTCCGGCGGATGAGCGACCCCGACTACCACGACAGCATCGTCGAGAAAGTCACGAACGCGGCCAACGTCATCGAGGTCAACATCAACATGGCCGAGTCGAGCGACGACCTGCCGGGGTTCGCCTGA
- a CDS encoding M20 family metallo-hydrolase produces MEVQQTRLRNDVETNGEFGAVGVDDGHGRTVLTGTEADRRARRYFVERLEDAELDVRIDAVGNVVGRWTPDSADPEAAPVAAGSHLDSVPEGGIFDGPLGVYAALEAVRAMQDAEQDADFEPTRPVEVVSFTEEEGQRFGGGLVGSAVAAGDMSVEEALAIEDDGESLHEALESIGFLGDGRLDASEWDAWFELHIEQAERLERATVPAGVVTTITGLSRCHVEIQGEANHAGATSMDERTDALAAASEFVGDVERAANEVVASDAESAVATVGKLDVTPNAPNVIAGKVELTIDVRDVSHDAIHRLIDRAHASLQRLETDRGVETTIEHPWDRAPVPMSERCRDALHESGASAGIETLNLHSGAAHDTMHVAEATDAALLFAPSRDGISHNPMEWTDWANCAAATQVLAGAMARLASR; encoded by the coding sequence ATGGAGGTACAGCAGACGCGACTTCGAAACGACGTCGAGACGAACGGGGAGTTCGGGGCAGTGGGAGTAGACGACGGCCACGGCCGGACGGTCTTGACGGGTACCGAAGCGGACAGACGAGCACGTAGATACTTCGTGGAGCGACTGGAGGACGCAGAACTGGACGTACGTATCGACGCCGTCGGCAACGTCGTCGGCCGCTGGACGCCCGACTCCGCAGACCCCGAGGCGGCACCCGTGGCCGCCGGGAGTCACCTCGATTCTGTACCTGAAGGGGGAATCTTCGACGGCCCGCTCGGTGTCTACGCCGCCTTAGAGGCCGTTCGGGCGATGCAGGACGCCGAACAGGACGCCGATTTCGAACCCACTCGACCCGTCGAAGTCGTCTCGTTCACCGAAGAGGAGGGCCAACGGTTCGGCGGCGGTCTCGTCGGGTCGGCCGTCGCGGCGGGCGACATGAGCGTCGAGGAGGCGCTGGCAATCGAAGACGACGGCGAGTCGCTCCACGAGGCACTCGAAAGCATCGGCTTTCTGGGCGACGGACGACTCGACGCCAGCGAGTGGGACGCCTGGTTCGAACTCCACATCGAGCAAGCAGAGCGACTGGAACGAGCGACCGTCCCCGCGGGCGTCGTGACCACGATTACCGGCCTGTCGCGTTGTCACGTCGAGATACAGGGCGAAGCGAACCACGCAGGAGCCACGTCGATGGACGAGCGCACGGACGCGCTCGCGGCGGCCAGCGAGTTCGTCGGTGACGTGGAGCGCGCCGCGAACGAAGTCGTCGCCAGCGACGCAGAGAGTGCCGTCGCGACAGTCGGGAAACTGGACGTGACGCCGAACGCGCCGAACGTCATCGCCGGGAAAGTAGAGTTGACCATCGACGTGCGAGACGTGTCCCACGACGCCATTCACCGACTCATCGACCGAGCGCACGCCAGCCTCCAGCGTCTAGAGACCGACCGCGGCGTCGAGACGACCATCGAGCATCCCTGGGACCGCGCGCCGGTGCCGATGAGCGAGCGGTGCCGCGACGCGCTCCACGAGTCGGGCGCGTCTGCTGGCATCGAGACGCTGAATCTGCACTCTGGAGCGGCCCACGACACGATGCACGTCGCGGAGGCGACGGACGCCGCGCTCCTCTTTGCTCCCTCTCGGGACGGCATCTCGCACAATCCGATGGAGTGGACTGACTGGGCGAACTGTGCGGCCGCCACGCAGGTGTTGGCCGGGGCGATGGCGAGATTGGCCTCGCGGTGA